The genomic DNA GCTCGAACAGCCGACAGCTGCAGTCGATACAACGTGTCAGGATTTCACGAGCAAATCAATACCCAAACCTCAAAACACGGCACAAACACAAGAGATCATTTTCAGGCACTTAGGAAATTATCACTCTCAACGGACAGTTTCTGAGGGTGAAGGTGTATAACATCAAACCATTTAGACACAATGCGGCTTCACTTGCCTTCCGCTTGACATCTGATGCTAGACTGAAAATCAGGGAGAGGTAGAAGCCGAGTTCGATCATGTAGTACCAGTACTGGGAGGTCAACAGCGGCTGGAAAGACAGTCAAATCTTGCTCAgtaaaaacacaggaaaatattcacaacttcaggagaaacatttgaataaacAGTAGTTACCATTTTGGGGAAGTTTTCCCACACTAGTCTTACATCGTGGAACCATGGTTTCtacaaagaagcaaaacacaaaTGATTTAAGGAACGCAACGAGGACGTTTATAAATATTCACAAATCTAcaactgttatttattttgggtatttaaaatgtctcccagttccagtgtttaaatattaattagaatttaacGTTAATTCATCTTTAAGAATGTCTTCTTGCATTATTAGGCCATTATAACcattattttacttgaaaatgtctcaaaacaacaatattatcgtttattgcaataagttCTCCCGGTACAGATGATCTCCTGCTCTGCTCATGTGTAGCATGTCAGCAACATTTGTTATAAACCAGAATATTGTTGTTTAGAGACTGTTTTCAAGTGATTTAATGGCAATGGCATAATAATGTAAGTTTACCTTCTCAAAGAgcaataaatgttcatttctaacaaacatttaacactggaaatggaagacattttaaatatccaaattaaGCAAAATCAACcgaagtaataaaaaaatgaacacagaagattctgtaaaataaaataaacagggaAAAAAGGGGCTAGCTGAAACAAACAATCATGCAGGTAGAAAtgatcaagctcattttaaccTATgggattgattgatttattgcgacCGGCTTATTATTGTTCTCACTTTTACGGCACACAAAGTTTGCATCAAATAAATGTCTCCTCTGATCATATTCTCTCTTCTGGTAGAATATGTCTTTGCCTGTTTGATAAACTGCAAACTTAATGGAGGTTGAATGTGTTCAATTTGTACAAGTGCAGACTTATTTGCTGCACattcaatttttttcatttcacatcAATAACCTTTTACTCGCTCATTAATGAAAGATTAGTAACTTAAATGTCGATCATCTGCATAACAAGTTTTGGGTGAACTACTTACATCAACAAGGACTGCCAGGCCAGCAAAGAAAGCAAGAAGGTAAAATGTAAACCTCCAactgtaaaagaataaaacaattatcTCAGAAAATAGGAATAGTGTTCAAAAGTGGAGTGCTTTATgtagcaaaacataaaaaacttgACTCAACGGTGTTCAAACAAGGGGTAGAAAGCCATTGTTATTACGAgaattacaatttatttatcatttattgtgaaaaatttctTGTCACAATaggaattttgatttatcgttcTCGTGATAAATTTcagttaatgttaaaaaaataactaaaatcttatttttactgttttctctaCTATTTTTGTTCCCGgtgagcatcaataaatatgaataaatttgaaagtGTGATTAAATGAAGTCTTTTATTTGTAGCGTTAGTAATAGAAATCACATTTCTTTAGCTATGTGGCTTTCTGAAAACGCTTATATGAAATAAGAATACTCTTCAAAAGCAGCATATTTGTGGTGAAGtgaagtaataaatagttttttttatcgTTTATCTTTATCCCAATAGCACTGCAAAATATCATGACAAAATTCACAATGCATATCGCCCACCCTGATGCTGGAGATCATTAAATTAACCAAACAGTTAAAAAGGATGTAATAGTTATTTACTCCTTATGCCTAACAAGCAGGTAAAAAACCAAGTGAATCCCATGATGAGCTACTGGGACGGACAAACGGCAGCTGGGAAACAACTGGCTTGCACTGGTTTTGTTGTTCACCAgatgtcagtttttttccttcttctgcaAAAGGTTTTGTGAAAAGCTTCCTCCCACTTTGTGGGTGTGGCTTGCAGTTTGAAATGGAGCCACTCGTGATGAAATGATCATCTGTGCCGCGAGGAAACAGTCGAATGCGATGCAATTAAATCTTTAATGTGCGACAGGAATGTCTCTCACAGCGACTTTACACCAACAACCTCAATAAATCACTGTTACTGTTTTACAACGGCGGCTGCTGGCGGGAGCTTAGAGCCGCGCTGCTCTGTGgtttctgtgaaaaacaacTTCCCCACAAAGTGTTGCTGCAGGGTTTGCAAGCTTTTATGTTGACAGACTCgcaagaaatgtttcatttgcgAGAGAACATCATGGCCTCCAGAAAAACGAAACTATGTGAACAGTGGGACTCAAAGGAAATGTGGTTTTGTTCGGagggaaattaaaggatttagAAGCATGGACGTAAACCAACCTCGCTTCCTGAAACTTTTTCAGCTTGCTGGGTCGGTCTTGATTTCTCCGTCGCCTGAACCACCTCTGCACCTGTTGCGCCGAGCATCCCGTCTGTTTACTTAAACTCTCTATGGAGCTCTGGAATGAAACAAAGCAGCGGGGAGGAAACTCAATCCAGTGCTGCATTCTGGTTGGACTGCACTCAACTCCCCACATCAGAATCTACAAGCAAAACTTTTATCCATTCTTGGCAGGTTTTCATGTCGTATTTGTAGTTTTGTCCAGGCTCTAATTTTGAAAGTCTGGATGCATTTTTACCCTGTGGACGGAttgaatggatggacggacaaaTGGATGGCAACTGGACAGAAGGACAAACAGATTGATGGGCAGCTAGAGGGATGGACAAACAAATGGACAGTCAGATGTAAAGATGAGTGGATGGCTGGACAAATGTTGGATGACCAGACAAACTGACAGATGGGTGAAAGGACGGATGGACAGACGGGTGAATGATTAATGTGGAAAACCTttggatggataaataaactaaatcaaCATTCACACAGTAGAACAGGGAATAAATTCAGCAGCTGAAAGCGCTGATGTTTGCAGTGGGAGTACCTGTGTGGGATGTTTTGATTTGCTACAGAAATGAGACTCCAGGACGGGATTAGGCGACACACAAACACGATGCTTGTCTCTCACTCCCAGCAGAGACGCTAAAGGAAGTGCTACTGTCCTACGGAGCAGAGAAGCAGACTTGGCGTCACATTTCATAGTActcagaagcaaacaaaaaagccaCGGAGATTAAAATGACTCACTGCTCAAATATCTGTCTGATGACGAGGAAGCAGAGCGCAACGGGGAGAACCGCCCAGAGGTCCTGAGTTTTAGGGAAGACTTTCCCATCGTGATCCTTCAGGTCGCTCCAGCCGTAGCCTTCTGGGAACCAGATCCAGTCGGCCCATATCAGCTCATTTAACTGTGATAacattctaaaaacaaaacacgaaGGAGagttgagaaaacaaaactaaggCAGATATTAAAATGGAGGATTTGGTCACTTTGTTGATTGTCCAACAGCCAACCAGGAACCGACTGTGTATGAGTCGACTTGTTGATATCTGACCACTTCCTTTTGAAGCTGATCGATACCAATGATGGATAATTTCTCTAATGTAATAAGCAACACGATCAAACAAAAAGGGATGGAAGGCCGGATTTGTAGGCGTTTCGTAGATGCAGGGATGCAATAAGAAGCAACAGAATGaggaaaaggttttagttttacagAAAGTATGATCAACATCTGCATTCAAGTTTCATAGTGTTCACAGGATTCTTAATGTTGTGGTTATCTGAATCTAGAGAAGGAAATTACATAACTAGCAGAGGATGTGGTTATAGTCTGTTGAGCAACATAATCCAAGAAATGTCTCCTGTTTTACTTCTActctttaatttgtaaaaaaaaaaaaaaa from Gambusia affinis linkage group LG14, SWU_Gaff_1.0, whole genome shotgun sequence includes the following:
- the cers2a gene encoding ceramide synthase 2a, which gives rise to MLSQLNELIWADWIWFPEGYGWSDLKDHDGKVFPKTQDLWAVLPVALCFLVIRQIFEQTVALPLASLLGVRDKHRVCVSPNPVLESHFCSKSKHPTQSSIESLSKQTGCSAQQVQRWFRRRRNQDRPSKLKKFQEASWRFTFYLLAFFAGLAVLVDKPWFHDVRLVWENFPKMPLLTSQYWYYMIELGFYLSLIFSLASDVKRKDFKEQIVHHVATTILISFSWLVNYIRAGTLIMLVHDASDYLMESAKMFNYAGWKKTCNFIFTVFAAVFIITRLIIFPFWIIYATGVYPLSRYSTFFGFYFFNGLLVVLLILHIFWTGLILRMVIKFLPGNGIVEDERSDKEESESDDEDDCSKPKNGHVQNGHSVLNNHRKGD